One segment of Synechococcus sp. A15-24 DNA contains the following:
- a CDS encoding esterase-like activity of phytase family protein, with translation MDLPLPCPLEAGWELVRTIALPRTLADGRPLGGFSAAAYQPKQDRLWLLSDAPIGHLVPWGGLARWLEGQRDTLRPGRRLLLRGGDGEPLPEGFDGEGLVIEGRQAWIASEGRRSQNRRARLIRIDLASGRLQQELPLPQAWRASPGQGLDSNKGPESLTALAPGDLLMAAEAPLLQHQAEDGISLMRRAPGNVLRTAGALNVGAAGRHDGLTELLALPTRQQLLGLRRGFAPPDQWTARLQLFALPDPQGPPLQPIIGWDLLEAGLPPDNWEAMARGPVMSDGRQTLVLASDDNFNPLQSSWVGVLSPRRTTACTD, from the coding sequence ATGGACCTACCCCTGCCCTGTCCGCTGGAGGCCGGCTGGGAGCTGGTGCGCACGATCGCGTTGCCCAGGACCCTTGCTGATGGCCGTCCCCTGGGTGGCTTCTCGGCAGCGGCCTACCAGCCCAAGCAGGACCGTCTCTGGTTGCTCAGCGATGCACCGATTGGCCATCTGGTGCCCTGGGGGGGATTGGCCCGATGGCTCGAGGGTCAACGCGACACGCTGCGACCGGGTCGCAGGCTGCTGCTGAGGGGAGGCGATGGCGAGCCCCTGCCCGAGGGGTTCGATGGGGAGGGGTTGGTGATCGAGGGTCGGCAGGCCTGGATCGCCAGTGAGGGTCGCCGTTCCCAGAACCGTCGCGCCCGGTTGATCCGCATTGATCTCGCCAGCGGTCGGCTGCAGCAGGAGCTGCCGTTGCCTCAGGCCTGGCGTGCCAGCCCAGGGCAGGGCCTTGACTCGAACAAAGGTCCGGAATCGCTCACGGCCCTTGCCCCTGGCGATCTTCTGATGGCTGCGGAGGCGCCGTTGCTGCAGCACCAAGCCGAGGATGGGATCAGCCTGATGCGACGCGCGCCTGGGAATGTGCTCCGCACAGCTGGGGCCCTCAATGTGGGCGCCGCTGGCCGCCATGACGGACTGACGGAGCTGCTGGCCCTGCCAACCCGGCAGCAGCTGCTGGGTCTGCGGCGGGGGTTTGCGCCCCCTGATCAATGGACGGCCAGGCTTCAGCTGTTCGCCTTGCCTGATCCCCAGGGGCCTCCGTTGCAGCCGATTATCGGCTGGGACCTGCTGGAGGCCGGTCTGCCTCCGGACAACTGGGAGGCCATGGCGCGGGGACCTGTGATGTCGGATGGACGACAGACCCTGGTGTTGGCCAGCGATGACAACTTCAATCCGCTTCAGTCAAGCTGGGTTGGGGTGCTGAGTCCACGCCGCACCACCGCCTGCACCGATTGA
- the larC gene encoding nickel pincer cofactor biosynthesis protein LarC gives MTPDATAGSLHIDCPTGLAGDMLLAALLDLGVPLEVIKAPLAQLGLKDLVRLDVEEARSGGLRGRRLNVVGLEPDPPHRHWAEIRDRLQNSSLEPKLLHMVLAVFTALAEAEATVHGQTPESVHFHEVGAIDALVDVVGVCAAIHHLVPYRISCAPPPAGHGSVTTAHGLLPVPVPAVLELARAHQVPLRHDPSLPEGELTTPTGLALVSVLAERFTAPPLFTASAIGIGLGHRRLDRPNLVRLCLGQGESSTPELEPRWQPLVVQEAWIDDASAEDIAWLLDRLRQAGALDVACQSLQMKKGRSGVAVTALATTEHAPQLRRTWFEAGPSIGLRERQQGRWLLPRRAGTLSTPWGVLTAKQVRRPDGRCTVKPEADALQRLSQASGCSIADLRVAAQAASFESEEPWTW, from the coding sequence ATGACCCCGGACGCGACCGCTGGATCGCTGCATATCGACTGTCCGACCGGATTGGCCGGCGACATGCTGCTGGCGGCTCTTCTCGACCTTGGGGTTCCGCTTGAAGTGATCAAGGCTCCCCTGGCGCAGCTTGGGCTGAAGGATCTGGTGCGCCTGGACGTGGAGGAGGCCCGCAGCGGTGGCCTGCGGGGGCGTCGCCTCAATGTTGTCGGGCTGGAGCCTGACCCGCCTCATCGCCACTGGGCGGAGATCCGCGACCGCCTGCAGAACTCCTCCCTTGAACCCAAGCTCCTGCATATGGTGCTGGCGGTGTTCACGGCTCTGGCCGAAGCGGAGGCCACGGTCCATGGCCAGACCCCCGAGTCGGTGCATTTCCATGAGGTGGGCGCCATCGATGCCCTGGTGGATGTGGTGGGGGTCTGCGCAGCCATCCATCACCTGGTTCCGTATCGGATCAGCTGCGCCCCGCCGCCGGCGGGTCACGGCAGCGTCACCACCGCCCATGGTCTGCTGCCGGTGCCAGTGCCGGCGGTGCTTGAGCTGGCCCGTGCCCATCAGGTGCCGCTGCGGCACGACCCCTCGCTGCCGGAGGGAGAGCTCACCACACCCACCGGTCTGGCGCTGGTGTCCGTTCTGGCCGAGCGCTTCACGGCGCCACCTTTGTTCACCGCTTCTGCCATCGGCATCGGCCTGGGTCACCGCCGCCTGGATAGGCCCAACCTGGTGAGGCTGTGCCTTGGCCAAGGGGAGAGTTCCACCCCAGAGCTCGAGCCCCGTTGGCAGCCGCTGGTGGTGCAGGAGGCCTGGATCGATGATGCCTCGGCGGAAGACATCGCCTGGCTGCTGGATCGATTGCGCCAGGCCGGTGCCCTGGATGTGGCCTGTCAATCTCTGCAGATGAAGAAGGGCCGCTCTGGGGTTGCTGTCACGGCTCTGGCGACAACCGAGCATGCCCCGCAGCTGCGACGGACCTGGTTTGAAGCCGGCCCCAGCATCGGTTTGCGGGAGCGGCAACAGGGGCGCTGGCTGCTGCCCCGACGTGCCGGAACCCTCTCCACCCCCTGGGGTGTGTTGACGGCCAAGCAGGTCCGCCGCCCGGATGGTCGTTGCACGGTGAAGCCGGAGGCTGATGCGCTTCAGCGGCTCAGCCAGGCCAGTGGTTGTTCCATTGCTGATCTGAGAGTCGCGGCCCAGGCGGCCAGCTTCGAGAGTGAGGAGCCCTGGACGTGGTGA
- a CDS encoding tetratricopeptide repeat protein has protein sequence MQRARRGVMWALLIGAAVASGWVAALTLAPQTSASGSRTVVDDEVSQLLNAKQRRELNAGERERLLERLLLLDRLEDAKLLLQQWLNQQPHSLPLGLLMADLHRRSGSLEAARRELEQLLRLHPSHQELLQLAVLVDLQEGRGQNAVQRLKAQFAARPEGQRLELGLLLADLHRQLDQSKAAADQYQQLAKESAEDVRAVIALAMLHQEQGNGAEVQRWLEQARLRRGNEDRPDPLIDDLAYRWGLRAARVRAEQQRSEVPAPTP, from the coding sequence ATGCAGCGGGCCCGTCGAGGTGTGATGTGGGCCCTGCTGATTGGCGCCGCTGTGGCCAGCGGATGGGTCGCTGCATTGACGCTGGCCCCACAGACCTCGGCCAGCGGCAGCAGGACGGTGGTGGACGACGAGGTCAGCCAGCTGCTGAATGCCAAGCAACGGCGAGAACTCAACGCAGGGGAGCGGGAGCGCTTGCTGGAACGACTTCTGCTTTTAGATCGGTTGGAGGACGCCAAGCTGCTGTTGCAGCAATGGCTGAATCAACAACCCCATTCCCTGCCTCTGGGGCTGTTGATGGCAGACCTTCACCGCCGCTCCGGCTCCCTTGAAGCAGCCCGGCGGGAGCTGGAGCAACTGCTGCGGCTGCATCCTTCGCATCAGGAGCTGCTGCAGCTGGCCGTTCTGGTGGATCTCCAGGAGGGACGCGGGCAGAACGCAGTTCAACGTCTGAAGGCCCAATTCGCTGCTCGACCGGAGGGGCAGCGCCTGGAACTCGGACTCCTACTCGCGGATCTGCATCGTCAGCTCGACCAATCCAAAGCAGCCGCTGATCAATATCAGCAACTCGCGAAGGAATCAGCTGAAGACGTCAGGGCTGTCATCGCCCTGGCGATGTTGCACCAGGAACAGGGCAATGGCGCCGAGGTGCAGCGGTGGCTCGAACAGGCTCGGCTGCGTAGGGGTAACGAGGATCGACCGGACCCCCTGATCGACGACCTGGCCTATCGGTGGGGGCTAAGGGCAGCCCGCGTCAGGGCTGAGCAGCAGCGTTCTGAGGTTCCTGCTCCAACGCCTTGA
- a CDS encoding lysylphosphatidylglycerol synthase domain-containing protein, giving the protein MVIRSLLKPKLWITLASLAFIAVALVHQGEQLRQINLESNGWWLLLLGLGLTWLSILINGLAWRVLLDWLGQRPPGLALVPLFVRSNLLKYLPGGIWHLVERVRVLRPAIGAGPALAGVILDPLLIVAAASLLLLAGGWQDGLLVLAPIPSLVLLLPRLREPVLRRLERSKAAQLQTAVSGDLPVDGSGRGGAPWWPLAAQVVFVLVRFAGFACCLVAFDLIPPAVPQWLAGFALAYAVGLVVPGAPGGLGVFEATLLLRLGTGLDEASLLAVVLSYRVISTVADLLAAAVLAADQALMQRLHPAP; this is encoded by the coding sequence GTGGTGATCCGATCCCTGCTGAAACCAAAGCTGTGGATCACCCTGGCCAGCCTGGCCTTCATCGCTGTGGCCCTGGTGCATCAGGGGGAGCAGCTGCGGCAGATCAATCTCGAATCAAATGGCTGGTGGTTGCTGCTGCTGGGCCTCGGCCTCACCTGGCTCAGCATCCTCATCAATGGCTTGGCCTGGCGGGTGCTGCTGGATTGGCTGGGGCAGCGGCCGCCTGGCCTGGCGCTGGTGCCGTTGTTTGTGCGCAGCAATCTGCTCAAGTACCTGCCGGGGGGCATCTGGCATCTGGTGGAACGGGTGCGGGTGCTGCGACCCGCCATCGGTGCAGGTCCCGCTCTGGCGGGGGTGATCCTGGATCCACTGCTGATAGTGGCGGCCGCCTCGCTGTTGTTGCTGGCGGGGGGATGGCAGGACGGTCTGTTGGTGCTGGCACCGATCCCGTCGCTGGTGCTGCTGCTGCCGCGCCTGCGGGAGCCGGTGCTGCGGCGACTGGAACGCTCCAAGGCCGCTCAGTTGCAGACGGCGGTCAGCGGAGATCTGCCGGTGGATGGCAGTGGCCGCGGCGGAGCTCCCTGGTGGCCCTTGGCAGCTCAGGTGGTGTTCGTGCTGGTTCGTTTCGCCGGATTTGCCTGTTGCCTGGTGGCCTTTGATCTGATTCCACCGGCAGTGCCCCAGTGGCTGGCCGGCTTTGCCCTGGCCTACGCGGTGGGATTGGTGGTGCCTGGAGCACCCGGGGGACTGGGGGTGTTTGAAGCCACGCTTTTGTTGCGCCTGGGGACCGGCCTTGATGAGGCCTCCCTCCTGGCGGTGGTGCTGAGCTACCGGGTGATCTCCACGGTGGCGGACCTGCTTGCGGCCGCTGTGCTTGCCGCCGATCAGGCCCTGATGCAACGGTTGCACCCTGCGCCCTGA
- the xth gene encoding exodeoxyribonuclease III, whose amino-acid sequence MRIATWNVNSVRTRLEQVLCWLEQTKPDLLCLQETKVDDPLFPMQAFENAGWQVSIHGQKSYNGVALVSREPLEDVRCGFVGELPDDAEAATLGEQKRVISGLLGGVRVLNLYVPNGSSLSSEKYPYKLSWLCCLKRYLDAQAERGEPLCMVGDFNIALEARDIHDPDRLSGSVMASDAERDALHEALGNRLQDAFRMFEPDAGHWSWWDYRTGAWDRDRGWRIDHIYLCEELMGLARSCSIHKQVRGNDQPSDHAPVSVDLEWPPADDEQDEDDQLF is encoded by the coding sequence GTGCGGATTGCCACCTGGAACGTCAATTCAGTGCGCACCCGCCTTGAGCAAGTGTTGTGCTGGCTTGAGCAAACCAAGCCAGATCTGCTCTGCCTGCAGGAGACCAAGGTCGACGATCCTCTGTTTCCGATGCAGGCCTTCGAGAACGCCGGGTGGCAGGTCAGCATCCATGGCCAGAAGTCGTACAACGGAGTGGCGTTGGTCAGCCGCGAGCCCCTCGAGGATGTCCGCTGTGGTTTCGTTGGTGAGCTCCCTGATGATGCCGAAGCCGCGACCCTGGGGGAACAGAAGCGCGTGATCAGTGGCCTGCTGGGTGGGGTGCGGGTGCTGAATCTCTACGTACCGAATGGTTCGAGCTTGTCTTCAGAAAAATACCCATACAAGCTGTCCTGGCTTTGTTGCCTGAAGCGGTACCTGGACGCCCAGGCCGAGCGGGGGGAACCGTTGTGCATGGTGGGGGACTTCAACATCGCTCTCGAGGCCAGGGACATCCACGACCCCGATCGCCTCAGCGGCTCGGTCATGGCGAGCGATGCGGAACGGGATGCCTTGCACGAAGCCCTGGGGAACCGGCTCCAGGATGCCTTCAGAATGTTCGAGCCCGACGCTGGCCACTGGAGCTGGTGGGATTACCGCACCGGCGCCTGGGATCGAGATCGCGGCTGGCGCATCGATCACATTTACCTCTGTGAGGAGCTGATGGGGCTCGCCCGCAGCTGCAGCATCCACAAACAGGTGCGTGGCAACGATCAACCTAGTGATCATGCTCCAGTAAGCGTAGATCTGGAGTGGCCTCCTGCTGACGATGAACAAGACGAGGACGATCAGCTGTTTTGA